In Synechococcus sp. Nb3U1, one DNA window encodes the following:
- a CDS encoding FAD-binding oxidoreductase gives MIVAAPDKLQALHSALTGIEIITDPAQLTKLSLDFYHYSPVLTRQLSDKRGDLVVRPANEAEVIRVAAACAQHRIPVTVRGAGTGNYGQCIPLSGGVILDVSKLNQVLWAKPGVARVQAGAKLMAIDKQTRELGWEIRMAPSTYRTATIGGFIAGGSGGIGSITYGQLRDRGNVLALRVVTLEEEPRIIELRGDEVFKVSHAWGLNGIITEVEIPLAPAYPWAELVVAFPAEVGFMPCAHFGQALGDADGIVKKMISLHAWPIPSYFAPLRGSVPEGAAIALLMIAESSVEPLMELIREHGGQVVYNKTAQEASKGIMLGEFTWNHTTLHCRSVDTSLTYLQSAFPTDRELKMVQHMYEYFGDEVLMHLEFIRINGQATPVGLQIVRFTTEERLNEIMCYHEEHGVFIANPHTFIIEDGGRKVMDPRQIRFKEEVDPYGLLNPGKMRTWQERASA, from the coding sequence ATGATCGTTGCCGCCCCCGATAAGCTGCAAGCCTTGCATTCCGCCCTGACGGGCATCGAAATCATTACCGATCCAGCACAGCTCACCAAGTTGTCATTGGATTTTTACCATTACAGCCCCGTGCTCACCCGGCAACTGAGCGACAAACGGGGGGATCTGGTGGTGCGCCCCGCCAACGAAGCGGAGGTGATACGGGTGGCGGCGGCCTGTGCCCAGCATCGGATCCCGGTGACTGTTCGCGGTGCCGGTACAGGCAACTATGGCCAGTGCATTCCCCTGTCGGGCGGTGTGATCCTGGATGTTAGTAAGCTGAACCAGGTGCTCTGGGCTAAGCCTGGCGTGGCTCGGGTACAAGCGGGAGCCAAATTAATGGCCATTGATAAGCAAACCCGCGAGCTTGGCTGGGAGATCCGCATGGCCCCTTCCACCTATCGCACTGCTACCATTGGAGGCTTCATTGCAGGGGGAAGTGGGGGCATTGGCTCCATCACCTACGGGCAATTGCGGGATCGGGGTAATGTCTTGGCCTTGCGGGTAGTCACCCTGGAAGAAGAACCGCGCATCATCGAGCTGCGAGGGGATGAAGTTTTCAAGGTTAGCCATGCCTGGGGACTGAACGGCATCATCACCGAAGTGGAGATCCCACTTGCCCCTGCCTATCCGTGGGCGGAGTTAGTGGTGGCCTTCCCAGCCGAGGTGGGTTTCATGCCCTGTGCCCACTTTGGTCAAGCCTTGGGTGATGCGGACGGGATCGTCAAAAAGATGATCAGCCTCCATGCTTGGCCCATCCCCAGCTACTTTGCGCCACTGCGGGGATCCGTACCGGAGGGAGCCGCCATTGCTCTGCTGATGATCGCCGAATCCAGCGTGGAGCCTCTGATGGAGTTGATCCGTGAACATGGGGGGCAGGTCGTCTACAACAAAACCGCCCAAGAAGCCAGTAAAGGGATCATGTTGGGGGAATTCACCTGGAACCACACCACCCTGCACTGCCGCAGCGTTGATACAAGCCTCACCTATTTGCAATCGGCTTTCCCCACCGACCGAGAGCTGAAAATGGTGCAGCACATGTACGAGTATTTTGGCGATGAAGTGCTGATGCACCTAGAGTTTATTCGCATCAATGGCCAAGCTACCCCGGTGGGTCTACAAATTGTGCGCTTTACCACTGAGGAACGCCTCAACGAGATCATGTGCTACCACGAGGAGCATGGCGTATTCATCGCCAATCCGCACACCTTCATCATTGAAGATGGCGGGCGTAAAGTGATGGATCCCCGGCAGATCCGCTTCAAAGAAGAGGTGGATCCCTATGGACTGCTCAACCCGGGTAAGATGCGCACTTGGCAGGAGCGAGCCTCAGCTTAA
- the pstB gene encoding phosphate ABC transporter ATP-binding protein PstB, producing MQTKSPNPTSYVFKTENLNVYYGSNLAVKNVNLDIPARQITAFIGPSGCGKSTVLRCFNRTNDLIPGARVEGKLTYHGKDLYAENVDPVSVRRRIGMVFQKPNPFPKTIYDNIAYGPRVLGMKVDLDEVVETSLKRAALWDEVKDKLKESGQSLSGGQQQRLCIARALAVKPDVILMDEPCSALDPISTRRIEELMKELEEEYTIIIVTHNMQQASRVSDMTAFFSVELVGSNRVGELMEFNKTEVIFNSPNKEATKDYVEGRFG from the coding sequence ATGCAAACGAAATCCCCCAACCCAACTTCCTACGTTTTTAAAACCGAAAACCTGAACGTCTATTACGGCTCTAACTTGGCCGTGAAAAACGTTAATTTAGACATTCCAGCTCGGCAAATTACCGCCTTTATCGGCCCCTCCGGCTGTGGCAAAAGTACCGTCTTGCGCTGCTTTAACCGCACCAATGATCTAATCCCTGGCGCTCGGGTGGAAGGCAAGCTCACCTACCATGGCAAAGACCTCTACGCCGAAAATGTGGATCCAGTCTCCGTGCGGCGGCGCATTGGCATGGTATTCCAAAAGCCCAACCCCTTTCCCAAAACCATCTACGACAACATTGCCTATGGCCCGCGGGTGCTAGGCATGAAAGTGGATCTAGACGAGGTGGTGGAAACCTCCCTGAAACGGGCCGCCCTTTGGGATGAAGTGAAGGACAAACTAAAAGAAAGTGGTCAATCTCTGTCGGGCGGTCAACAACAGCGCCTTTGTATTGCCCGGGCTTTAGCGGTGAAGCCGGATGTGATTTTGATGGATGAGCCTTGCTCCGCCTTGGATCCAATCTCCACTCGCCGCATTGAAGAGCTGATGAAAGAGCTGGAGGAGGAGTACACGATTATCATCGTTACCCACAACATGCAGCAGGCCAGCCGTGTGTCGGATATGACTGCCTTTTTCAGTGTGGAGCTGGTGGGATCCAACCGCGTGGGCGAGTTAATGGAGTTCAACAAAACCGAGGTCATCTTCAACAGTCCCAACAAGGAAGCCACCAAAGACTACGTGGAAGGCCGCTTCGGCTAA
- the pstA gene encoding phosphate ABC transporter permease PstA → MSNSAQFQSEDIDISRAAIAPIRNYSGKALTILSAIFVAIIIVPLAWVLWDVAKEGVHKLNWYTFTQTRYPAPGLEDGGFGHAIVGSLMVLSTGAALSFPFGILTAVYLSEFGRGTRLTYLVKFSCNVLTGVPAILCGLFAYAVVVKGSGFSAFSGGIALGILMLPIVIRSTEEALLLVSPDMRLASTGLGSTRFQTTMRIVLPAAAPAIVTGLLLALARAAGEAAPLLFTSFNNNFWSTNLFGPVATLPVMTYFFAIIPYEPQQELAWAGALVLLAIVLIASLVSRFLVLKTRT, encoded by the coding sequence ATGTCAAACTCAGCCCAGTTCCAATCTGAGGACATCGACATCAGTCGTGCTGCTATCGCCCCTATCCGTAATTATTCTGGTAAAGCTCTCACCATCCTCAGTGCCATTTTTGTGGCTATTATTATCGTGCCTTTGGCTTGGGTGCTTTGGGATGTGGCTAAAGAAGGAGTGCACAAGCTTAACTGGTACACTTTTACCCAAACCCGTTACCCTGCCCCCGGATTGGAAGATGGAGGGTTTGGTCATGCGATTGTGGGCAGCTTGATGGTATTGTCGACGGGGGCAGCCTTGAGCTTTCCCTTCGGAATCTTGACGGCGGTTTATCTTTCCGAGTTTGGTCGCGGTACCCGTTTGACCTATTTGGTTAAGTTCTCCTGCAATGTGCTTACCGGAGTGCCGGCCATTCTTTGCGGTCTATTTGCCTATGCGGTGGTGGTGAAAGGATCCGGTTTTTCTGCTTTTTCGGGGGGGATTGCCCTTGGGATATTAATGCTGCCGATTGTGATTCGTTCTACTGAAGAAGCCTTACTGCTAGTGTCTCCCGACATGCGTTTGGCTTCGACTGGCCTTGGTTCCACCCGTTTTCAAACCACGATGCGGATTGTTTTGCCTGCAGCGGCTCCAGCGATTGTAACGGGATTGCTTTTGGCTTTGGCAAGGGCGGCAGGAGAAGCGGCTCCGTTGCTATTTACTTCCTTTAATAACAATTTTTGGTCAACCAACTTGTTTGGGCCAGTGGCAACCTTGCCAGTGATGACCTACTTCTTTGCCATTATTCCCTATGAACCTCAACAAGAGCTAGCCTGGGCCGGAGCCCTGGTGCTGCTGGCAATCGTATTGATAGCTAGCCTCGTTTCCCGCTTTTTGGTTCTCAAAACCAGAACATAA
- the pstC gene encoding phosphate ABC transporter permease subunit PstC: MTSSARDYDSLQDISIEKKMDTSRILDVGFVRLTLALAVFAGVILILVILQTAEEALPAVQQFGWSFLVTTRWNPVENIYGVLPQIYGSLMTSLVALIFAIPLGIGTAIFLTEDFAPKWITTPISFAIELIVAIPSVVLGLWGIFVLIPAVRPIFRAINESMKWFPLFGGPAPRGPSLLIVGLVLSIMISPIIISITRSTFESLPRNLRDGALALGATRWETILTVMIPAGLSGIVSSIMLAMGRAFGETMVAAMISGNANRINVSLLQPGSTITGLIASQFGEAGRLQVSALMYAGVVLMVLSLVANVLAEIIIRKFQNVER; this comes from the coding sequence ATGACGTCGTCGGCTAGGGATTATGATTCTTTGCAGGATATCAGTATTGAAAAGAAAATGGACACTTCCCGCATCTTGGATGTGGGCTTCGTTCGACTAACCTTGGCCTTGGCCGTCTTTGCAGGTGTCATCCTCATTTTGGTAATCCTGCAAACTGCCGAGGAAGCCCTGCCGGCCGTCCAACAATTTGGCTGGAGCTTCTTGGTTACCACTCGCTGGAACCCTGTCGAAAATATTTATGGAGTGCTGCCGCAGATCTATGGCAGCTTAATGACCTCTTTGGTGGCCTTGATCTTTGCCATCCCTTTGGGCATTGGCACGGCGATTTTCTTAACGGAAGATTTTGCCCCCAAGTGGATCACAACTCCCATTTCTTTTGCCATTGAGTTGATTGTGGCCATTCCTAGTGTGGTGTTGGGGTTATGGGGCATCTTTGTGTTGATCCCGGCAGTGCGCCCCATCTTCCGAGCCATAAACGAAAGCATGAAGTGGTTTCCCCTCTTCGGTGGCCCAGCCCCGCGCGGCCCCAGCTTGCTGATTGTGGGCTTGGTACTCTCCATTATGATCTCCCCGATCATCATCTCCATTACCCGCAGTACCTTTGAATCGCTGCCCCGTAACCTCCGTGATGGAGCCTTGGCTTTGGGAGCAACCCGCTGGGAGACAATTTTAACCGTAATGATCCCTGCCGGTCTGTCCGGCATTGTCAGTTCTATCATGTTGGCCATGGGTCGTGCTTTCGGAGAAACAATGGTGGCAGCCATGATCTCCGGCAATGCAAACCGTATTAATGTCTCGCTGCTGCAGCCAGGATCCACCATTACTGGCCTAATTGCTTCTCAATTTGGCGAGGCGGGGCGTTTACAGGTATCGGCTTTGATGTATGCCGGAGTGGTACTCATGGTGCTGTCGTTGGTGGCGAATGTCCTAGCGGAAATCATCATCCGCAAGTTTCAGAACGTGGAACGCTAA
- the pstS gene encoding phosphate ABC transporter substrate-binding protein PstS: MAPAQAQTIQISGAGATFAAPVLQRWFDAYNRTVNSNVQVSYQSVGSGAGLEQYINGSVDFGASEGPMNAQNNKSRYENFKAKYGYEPLQLPLAGGAIEFAYNLPGIESQELVLKRETYCAIVTGEIEKWNDIRIKAQNPTLVDRLPDLPITWVHRSDGSGTTFVFTNHINAACPNWTSGFGTSVEWPVGIGAQGNEGVAATIKQEEGAIGYVNQSYAKLENMSTARLENKAGNIVAFSPEAASAALNQPIPEDFALLVPDPEGSEHYPIVGLFWIMLYREYPDEAKLKALVDAVKWTQGPEGQAITRELDYIPMPQPVIDRIFAELDGIKVNPNAVR; encoded by the coding sequence ATGGCTCCAGCCCAAGCCCAAACCATTCAAATTTCGGGTGCTGGCGCAACCTTTGCTGCTCCAGTGCTGCAACGTTGGTTTGATGCCTACAATCGCACTGTCAACTCCAACGTACAAGTCAGCTACCAGTCGGTGGGTAGTGGTGCTGGCTTAGAGCAGTATATCAATGGCAGTGTGGACTTCGGCGCTTCCGAAGGCCCAATGAACGCGCAGAACAACAAATCTCGCTATGAGAACTTCAAGGCCAAGTACGGCTACGAGCCGTTGCAGTTGCCTTTAGCCGGTGGTGCTATTGAGTTTGCCTACAACTTGCCCGGCATTGAGTCTCAGGAGTTAGTCTTAAAGCGGGAAACCTACTGCGCCATTGTTACCGGTGAGATTGAAAAGTGGAATGATATCCGCATCAAAGCTCAGAATCCAACTCTGGTGGATCGTCTACCGGATCTGCCCATCACCTGGGTACATCGCTCTGACGGCTCCGGTACCACCTTCGTGTTTACCAACCACATCAATGCTGCTTGCCCCAACTGGACTTCTGGTTTCGGTACCTCTGTGGAATGGCCAGTCGGCATTGGTGCACAAGGCAATGAAGGTGTGGCTGCTACCATCAAGCAGGAAGAAGGCGCGATTGGCTATGTGAACCAGTCCTACGCCAAGCTAGAAAACATGAGCACCGCGCGCCTCGAAAACAAAGCTGGCAACATAGTTGCCTTCTCCCCTGAGGCTGCTTCTGCCGCCTTGAATCAGCCGATACCAGAGGACTTTGCTTTGTTGGTACCGGATCCTGAAGGTTCTGAACATTACCCCATCGTTGGCCTGTTCTGGATAATGCTGTACCGTGAGTATCCGGATGAAGCAAAGTTAAAGGCTCTTGTGGACGCTGTAAAGTGGACGCAAGGCCCAGAGGGGCAGGCAATCACCCGTGAGCTGGACTACATTCCCATGCCTCAGCCTGTCATCGATCGTATCTTTGCAGAACTGGATGGCATTAAGGTTAACCCCAATGCGGTGCGATGA
- a CDS encoding aspartate carbamoyltransferase catalytic subunit — MVWQRQHVLGLADFSAEEYQIVLQTSASFREVLTRRLPKVPTLQGKVVATLFFEASTRTRNSFELAAKRLSADVLNFSPSTSSLSKGETILDTARTFLAMGSDLLIIRHAQAGVPHQLAAEIARRGSHTGVLNAGDGLHEHPTQGLLDLFTLCTQLEPDRPHLEVLRGVKIAIVGDILHSRVARSDIYALVAAGAEVHLAGPPTLLPKDFAQLIPSHTLPIHWQLDPALAGCRFVITLRLQQERMSELLLPSLREYHRFFGITRQRLQQCHPEVKLLHPGPVNRGVELSSEVMEDPQLNLIEQQVTHGVAVRMALLYLMGGGRIPA, encoded by the coding sequence ATGGTTTGGCAACGACAACACGTTTTGGGCCTGGCGGACTTTAGCGCAGAGGAATATCAGATTGTTTTGCAGACTAGCGCTAGTTTTCGGGAAGTCTTAACCCGTCGCCTACCCAAAGTGCCCACTCTACAGGGCAAGGTGGTGGCCACCTTATTTTTTGAGGCTTCCACCCGCACCCGTAATAGCTTTGAGCTGGCAGCCAAGCGGCTTTCGGCAGATGTGCTGAACTTCTCCCCCAGTACCTCTTCACTGAGCAAAGGAGAAACAATCCTAGACACGGCCCGCACTTTTTTGGCCATGGGATCCGATTTGCTGATCATCCGTCATGCCCAGGCAGGGGTACCCCATCAGTTAGCTGCCGAAATTGCCCGCCGCGGATCCCATACAGGGGTATTGAATGCCGGTGATGGTCTGCACGAGCACCCGACCCAAGGATTGCTGGATCTGTTTACCCTCTGCACCCAGTTAGAACCAGACCGCCCCCATCTAGAAGTCCTCCGGGGAGTAAAGATCGCCATTGTCGGGGATATTTTGCACTCGCGGGTGGCCCGTTCCGATATCTATGCCTTGGTGGCTGCCGGGGCAGAAGTCCACTTGGCTGGCCCCCCCACCCTACTGCCCAAAGACTTTGCCCAGTTGATCCCCAGCCATACCCTGCCCATCCATTGGCAGCTGGATCCAGCCCTTGCAGGATGCCGCTTTGTCATCACTCTGCGCCTACAGCAAGAACGCATGAGTGAATTGCTCCTACCCAGCCTGCGGGAATATCACCGCTTTTTTGGCATCACGCGACAGCGACTGCAACAGTGTCACCCTGAAGTGAAGCTGTTACACCCCGGCCCAGTCAATCGCGGCGTGGAGCTCAGCTCCGAAGTCATGGAAGACCCTCAGCTCAACCTAATCGAGCAGCAAGTCACCCACGGTGTGGCAGTGCGCATGGCCTTGCTTTACCTAATGGGGGGCGGACGGATCCCTGCTTGA
- the purB gene encoding adenylosuccinate lyase, whose protein sequence is MIERYTLPEMGQIWSNPQKLQTWLEVELAVCEAQAELGRIPREALEQIKHKAAFDPNRVLQIEAEVKHDVIAFLTNVNEYVGEAGRYIHVGLTSSDVLDTALSLQLVASVAVLQARLADLSAAIRTQAQRHRHTLMIGRTHGIHAEPITFGFKLVGWLAECLRHQGRLERLQTLVAVGKISGAVGTYANVSPQVEQLACARLGLKPDTASTQVISRDRHAEYVQTLALIGSSLERFATEIRNLQRTDVLEVEEYFAPGQKGSSAMPHKRNPIKSEQLTGIARLLRGYALSALENIPLWHERDISHSSVERVILPDASILCHYLLVQMTDLVQHLQVHAGNMERNLNIYGGVIFSQQVLLTLVDKGLSREEAYRLVQENAHRAWNQPHGDFRANLLADARVMAHLSETELSSCFDATRHLAHLDQIFSRLGL, encoded by the coding sequence TTGATTGAGCGCTACACTTTGCCAGAAATGGGCCAAATCTGGTCCAACCCACAGAAATTGCAAACCTGGCTGGAAGTCGAGCTCGCCGTTTGTGAGGCGCAGGCGGAATTGGGCCGGATCCCTCGGGAGGCTCTGGAGCAGATCAAGCATAAAGCCGCCTTTGACCCCAATCGGGTGCTGCAGATCGAGGCGGAAGTGAAGCACGATGTCATCGCCTTTTTGACCAACGTCAACGAATATGTGGGCGAGGCCGGGCGCTATATTCATGTCGGCCTGACGAGTTCCGATGTCTTGGATACGGCTCTGTCCCTACAGTTGGTGGCTTCTGTAGCGGTTTTGCAGGCGCGGCTGGCGGATTTAAGTGCAGCCATTCGTACCCAAGCTCAGAGGCACCGGCATACCTTGATGATCGGGCGTACCCACGGGATCCATGCCGAACCAATCACCTTTGGATTTAAGTTGGTGGGTTGGCTGGCGGAGTGCCTACGGCATCAGGGGCGGCTAGAACGCCTGCAAACCTTGGTGGCGGTAGGCAAAATTTCCGGAGCAGTGGGAACCTACGCCAATGTGTCGCCGCAGGTGGAGCAGCTGGCCTGTGCTCGGTTGGGCCTGAAGCCAGATACCGCCTCTACGCAGGTGATCTCGCGGGATCGCCATGCTGAGTATGTGCAAACACTGGCCCTGATCGGCTCCTCTCTGGAGCGCTTTGCCACTGAGATCCGTAACCTACAACGGACGGATGTGCTGGAGGTGGAAGAGTACTTCGCCCCCGGCCAAAAGGGATCCTCTGCCATGCCCCACAAGCGCAACCCGATCAAATCGGAGCAACTGACGGGGATTGCCCGTTTGTTAAGGGGTTATGCCCTCTCGGCCCTAGAAAACATTCCCCTTTGGCACGAACGGGATATTTCCCATAGTTCGGTAGAACGGGTGATTTTGCCGGATGCCTCCATCCTTTGTCACTATCTGTTGGTGCAGATGACCGATCTGGTGCAGCATTTGCAGGTGCATGCAGGCAATATGGAGCGTAACCTGAACATCTACGGTGGTGTCATCTTCAGCCAGCAGGTGTTGTTGACCTTGGTGGATAAGGGTTTGAGCCGAGAGGAAGCTTATCGCCTTGTGCAAGAGAATGCCCACCGTGCCTGGAACCAACCTCATGGGGATTTTCGAGCCAACTTACTGGCAGATGCACGGGTGATGGCCCACCTGAGCGAGACCGAACTCTCTTCCTGTTTCGATGCCACCCGTCACCTAGCTCACTTGGATCAAATTTTTTCCCGTCTGGGCCTTTAA
- a CDS encoding DUF6272 family protein: protein MIQIFGDYREDLPQGNEYLILRFSPTSVPLKERWRNNGLSANFMADYMATFFPGESVVTVKSAVSFIANELIENTMKYSDQSSDFPVTIALYLYRDKLIFLTNNSIAKEQVQTFQSFLKELTESDPAELWLRHLERNAEEEDSNQSGLGFLSMINDYQAELGWKFEDVDPNSAAVSTMVQLRSELL from the coding sequence ATGATCCAAATCTTTGGCGATTACCGAGAGGATCTCCCCCAGGGTAATGAGTATCTGATCCTGAGATTCTCTCCCACTTCAGTACCTCTCAAAGAACGCTGGCGCAACAATGGCCTTTCTGCCAATTTTATGGCTGATTATATGGCCACTTTTTTCCCAGGTGAGAGTGTCGTTACGGTCAAAAGCGCGGTGAGCTTTATCGCCAACGAGCTGATCGAAAATACTATGAAATATAGTGACCAGTCTTCTGATTTTCCAGTAACAATTGCCCTTTATTTATATCGAGATAAGTTAATTTTTTTAACCAACAATAGCATTGCCAAAGAGCAGGTGCAAACCTTTCAAAGCTTCCTGAAAGAGCTAACGGAATCAGATCCGGCTGAACTTTGGTTACGGCACTTGGAGCGAAATGCCGAAGAGGAAGACTCTAACCAATCGGGGTTGGGCTTTCTCAGTATGATCAATGACTACCAGGCAGAGTTGGGCTGGAAGTTTGAAGATGTCGATCCCAACAGTGCAGCAGTTTCGACGATGGTACAGCTACGCTCAGAGTTACTCTAG
- a CDS encoding slr1659 superfamily regulator produces MQEWMQGAKGIMEIRAEDYQIQYDAASGTVRCQGSLRLAGTEEYAPVAQLLVDAAGQQSETMKLDLRQLQFLNSSGINMLSKFIVRVRQLGKPQITVLGSKGIPWQGKSLKNLQRLMPSLILELEEEG; encoded by the coding sequence ATGCAAGAATGGATGCAAGGAGCCAAAGGGATTATGGAGATTCGAGCGGAAGATTACCAGATTCAATATGATGCTGCCTCGGGTACGGTGCGTTGCCAGGGATCCCTACGCTTGGCGGGTACGGAAGAATATGCTCCTGTGGCTCAGTTGCTCGTTGATGCAGCAGGTCAACAATCGGAAACCATGAAGTTGGATCTGCGCCAGCTACAGTTTCTCAACAGCTCTGGTATCAATATGCTGTCCAAATTTATTGTGCGGGTACGGCAGCTGGGCAAACCCCAGATCACTGTTCTAGGCTCCAAAGGGATCCCTTGGCAGGGGAAGTCCCTTAAGAATCTGCAACGGCTGATGCCCAGTCTAATTTTGGAGCTGGAGGAGGAAGGATGA